From one Nocardioides yefusunii genomic stretch:
- the fmt gene encoding methionyl-tRNA formyltransferase gives MRIVFAGTPEVAVPSLDAFVASEQEVVAVVTRPDAPSGRGRKLVASPVAQRAEELGIPVLKPEHPRDPEFQAQLKELAPDACPVVAYGALLPQSALDIPKHGWINLHFSLLPAWRGAAPVQHSVWAGDEFTGATTFRIVKALDAGPTFGVMTERVRDTDTSGDLLGRLAEGGAHLLVQTISGIETGQIEAREQPEDGITIAPKILVEHARIDWADTALRIDRQVRACTPAPGAWSLFEGERIKIGPVTIADDHEPLAPGVIEVAKKAVFVGTSSVPVKLGEVKAFGKKQMNAADWARGARLESGVVLGVEKPAEDDAAAESTEA, from the coding sequence ATGCGCATCGTCTTCGCCGGCACCCCTGAGGTCGCCGTTCCTTCCCTGGACGCCTTCGTCGCCTCTGAGCAAGAGGTCGTCGCCGTCGTCACCCGCCCCGACGCCCCGTCGGGTCGTGGACGCAAGCTGGTGGCCTCCCCGGTGGCGCAGCGTGCCGAGGAGTTGGGCATCCCGGTGCTCAAGCCTGAGCACCCGCGTGACCCCGAGTTCCAGGCCCAGCTCAAGGAGCTCGCTCCCGACGCCTGCCCCGTGGTCGCCTACGGTGCGCTGCTGCCGCAGTCCGCACTCGACATCCCGAAGCACGGCTGGATCAACCTGCACTTCTCCTTGCTCCCGGCCTGGCGCGGTGCCGCCCCGGTGCAGCACTCGGTCTGGGCCGGTGACGAGTTCACCGGTGCCACCACGTTCCGCATCGTCAAGGCTCTCGACGCCGGCCCCACGTTCGGCGTCATGACCGAGCGCGTCCGCGACACCGACACCTCCGGTGATCTCCTGGGCCGTCTCGCCGAGGGTGGCGCGCACCTGCTGGTGCAGACGATCTCCGGCATCGAGACCGGCCAGATCGAGGCCCGCGAGCAGCCTGAGGACGGCATCACCATCGCGCCGAAGATCCTCGTCGAGCACGCCCGCATCGACTGGGCCGACACCGCGCTGCGCATCGACCGTCAGGTCCGTGCCTGCACCCCTGCGCCGGGTGCCTGGAGCCTGTTCGAGGGTGAGCGGATCAAGATCGGTCCGGTCACCATCGCCGATGACCACGAGCCGCTGGCCCCCGGCGTCATCGAGGTGGCCAAGAAGGCCGTCTTCGTGGGCACCTCCTCGGTGCCGGTGAAGCTCGGCGAGGTCAAGGCGTTCGGCAAGAAGCAGATGAACGCAGCTGACTGGGCCCGCGGCGCGCGTCTCGAGTCCGGCGTCGTGCTGGGTGTCGAGAAGCCGGCCGAGGACGACGCAGCAGCTGAGTCCACCGAGGCCTGA
- the def gene encoding peptide deformylase yields the protein MSVQPIRLFGDPILRKPALEVVTFDKELRTLVQDLTETMNKAGGAGLAAPQIGVGLRAFTWNIDGELGHLINPVLDLSDEIQDGPEGCLSLPDLAYDCKRALRVVAKGFNMHGDPVTIEGSDLLARCIQHETDHLDGVLFIDRLDTDARKAAMKAIRESDWFGLEKPTVKVSPHATNGFGF from the coding sequence GTGTCCGTCCAGCCGATCCGCCTGTTCGGTGACCCGATCCTGCGCAAGCCTGCGCTCGAGGTGGTCACCTTCGACAAGGAACTGCGCACGCTCGTGCAGGACCTCACCGAGACGATGAACAAGGCCGGTGGTGCCGGACTCGCCGCGCCCCAGATCGGTGTCGGCCTGCGCGCCTTCACCTGGAACATCGACGGCGAGCTCGGACACCTGATCAACCCCGTCCTCGACCTCAGCGACGAGATCCAGGACGGCCCCGAGGGCTGCCTCTCCCTGCCCGACCTGGCCTATGACTGCAAGCGCGCCCTGCGCGTGGTGGCCAAGGGCTTCAACATGCACGGAGACCCCGTGACCATCGAGGGTTCGGACCTGCTGGCGCGTTGCATCCAGCACGAGACCGACCACCTCGACGGCGTGCTCTTCATCGATCGCCTCGACACCGACGCCCGCAAGGCTGCGATGAAGGCGATCCGCGAGTCCGACTGGTTCGGTCTCGAGAAGCCCACGGTCAAGGTCTCTCCCCACGCCACGAACGGATTCGGTTTCTGA